The region CCAGTGGCGATTGCAACCTGGATGCCTTTTGCCTGAGCTGCACGAACTGCTTGCTTAACTGGCTCTCGAATTTCATTCGACTCGCCCGCGATCGTGCCGTCAATATCTAAAACCAGAAGCTGAATGTCGCGGGTTGCCGCCGTAGGCTGAGTAACCTGATTGGTCAAAGTGGGTTGTTGCATGAGTGATGAAAGGGGTAAGCGTTGACCCCATTACCCTATCACTCATCCAAGAGCACCTCGCTGAGGTCGTCCCAAGGTGGTGATGTAAAGAACCGCTTCATCGGCTGGAATGCCCAGTACTTCGTTGACCTGATCGTCGAAGAAACCACCGATGCCACTCACGCCTAATCCTAAGCGAATCGCCGCCAGGTTCAGTCGTTGTCCCAGATGTCCTGCATCCATGTGCAAATAGCGGTAAACGCGATCGCCATAAGCAGCAACCGCTGCCTTTAAGTCAGCCGTATGAAAAAGAGCAACAGCAGCATCCCGTCCCAGTTCTTGCCCCAAACACAAAAAATGTAGTTCCTGGCGAAAATTCTTGAAGCGAATTTGCCGCAATTCTTGAGCGTTGGGAGCGTAATAATAGCACCCCTCTTCCAATCCATCCACGAAAGACACGGCTAAAAACGTTTCTACCAAACTCAGATCAAAATAATCAGGAGAACCATCTAGCCCTTGCTCCTGGTAATGAAGTGGGTGATAGGTGAAATCAAGCAACTGTTTAAGTTCTGCTAGGGTCAATGATTCTCCCGTATAGGCACGGGTAGATCGCCGTTTGAGAATGGTGGTTTCCAGGTCGGTAAGAGCATCTCCCCAGGCGATCGGCTCTATCACAGTCGAGATTTTGGTGCAAAAGGGAAAATTGTATTTGTCAAGACGTTGACCATCGGTTGCTGAGGTTTTCCAGTTCACTTTGGAGTTTGGGTCAAACTCGATTTGGGTAGCTTTGTGGAAATAACTTAGCAATTCGCCATCAGGAATATGAGGATAGTTAGTTTGGGTGGGGGCAATCGTAATAGTTTTCGCCAGGGGAAGATTCTGCCGCACTTCTAGCAAATCTGCGAGGGGAACAACGGCGATCGCCCCCTCCTGCTCTGGGTCAAGGTAAAGAATCTGGTTGACTGCCTCATCCATAAAGC is a window of Leptolyngbyaceae cyanobacterium JSC-12 DNA encoding:
- a CDS encoding SagB-type dehydrogenase domain protein (IMG reference gene:2510098131~PFAM: Nitroreductase family~TIGRFAM: SagB-type dehydrogenase domain); translated protein: MPELPDSIAHYYHQRTKYDPKTIHAKGKPLDLSQQPISFKEYKIGTSFDLKPFLTNAPNKFADDPTGTWWQRLSQLLFCSYGLTGMIQTIGEPHYLRAAPSAGGLYPAEVYLISRGTPILPAGLYNYQARTHSLMNFWENDIWTKLQVACSWHPILENTQMALVISAVFYRSAWRYQDRAYRRIFLDAGHLLGNIELACSLNDFRPHLIGSFMDEAVNQILYLDPEQEGAIAVVPLADLLEVRQNLPLAKTITIAPTQTNYPHIPDGELLSYFHKATQIEFDPNSKVNWKTSATDGQRLDKYNFPFCTKISTVIEPIAWGDALTDLETTILKRRSTRAYTGESLTLAELKQLLDFTYHPLHYQEQGLDGSPDYFDLSLVETFLAVSFVDGLEEGCYYYAPNAQELRQIRFKNFRQELHFLCLGQELGRDAAVALFHTADLKAAVAAYGDRVYRYLHMDAGHLGQRLNLAAIRLGLGVSGIGGFFDDQVNEVLGIPADEAVLYITTLGRPQRGALG